The following are from one region of the Methyloversatilis discipulorum genome:
- a CDS encoding thymidylate synthase — protein sequence MQQYLDLMRHVLEHGTVKTDRTGTGTRSVFGWQMRFDLAQGFPVLTTKKLHLRSIIVELLWFLRGDTNIAWLKEHGVSIWDEWADENGDLGPVYGAQWRSWPTPDGRHIDQISELLVGLRNNPDSRRHIVSAWNPAEIPSMKLPPCHALFQFYVADGRLSCQLYQRSADIFLGVPFNIASYALLTMMVAQVCGLEPGEFVHTLGDAHLYSNHLEQAQLQLTRAPRPLPTMWINPEVTDLFAFRPEDFRLDGYDPWPHIPAKVAV from the coding sequence ATGCAGCAATATCTCGATCTCATGCGACACGTGCTGGAACACGGCACGGTCAAGACCGACCGCACCGGCACCGGCACCCGTTCGGTGTTCGGCTGGCAGATGCGGTTCGACCTCGCGCAGGGCTTTCCGGTACTGACCACCAAGAAACTGCACCTGCGATCCATCATCGTCGAACTGCTGTGGTTCCTGCGCGGCGACACCAATATCGCCTGGCTGAAGGAACACGGCGTCAGCATCTGGGACGAATGGGCCGACGAGAACGGCGACCTCGGCCCGGTCTACGGCGCCCAGTGGCGCAGCTGGCCGACGCCGGACGGCCGCCACATCGACCAGATCAGCGAACTGCTGGTCGGCCTGCGCAACAACCCCGATTCGCGCCGCCACATCGTCAGTGCCTGGAATCCGGCGGAAATCCCGTCGATGAAGCTGCCGCCCTGCCACGCACTGTTCCAGTTCTACGTTGCGGACGGGCGATTGTCCTGCCAGCTGTACCAGCGCAGCGCAGACATATTTCTCGGAGTGCCTTTCAATATCGCCAGTTACGCGCTGCTGACGATGATGGTGGCGCAGGTGTGCGGCCTCGAGCCGGGCGAATTCGTGCATACGCTGGGCGACGCCCACCTGTACTCGAACCATCTGGAACAGGCGCAACTGCAGCTGACACGGGCGCCGCGGCCGCTGCCGACGATGTGGATCAACCCGGAGGTGACCGACCTGTTCGCCTTCCGCCCGGAAGATTTCCGGCTCGACGGCTACGATCCGTGGCCGCACATTCCTGCAAAGGTGGCGGTATGA
- a CDS encoding dihydrofolate reductase — MKLSLIAALAANGMIGRDNGMPWHLPEDLKRFRALTMGHPIIMGRKTWDSLGRPLPGRTSIVVSRQDGLDIAGARVVPSLDAAVELAATVEGGDEAFVIGGAQLYALALPRVDRLLLTEIADAFDGDTRFPDYDRSAWQETAREEAVSAGGLRYAFVDYTRRAAQPR, encoded by the coding sequence ATGAAGCTGTCGCTGATCGCCGCCCTGGCCGCCAACGGCATGATAGGTCGCGACAACGGCATGCCCTGGCATCTGCCGGAAGACCTGAAGCGCTTCCGCGCGCTGACCATGGGCCACCCCATCATCATGGGGCGCAAGACCTGGGATTCGCTGGGCCGGCCGCTGCCCGGGCGCACCAGCATCGTGGTGAGCCGGCAGGACGGGCTGGACATCGCCGGCGCGCGGGTGGTGCCGTCGCTGGACGCCGCAGTCGAACTGGCGGCGACGGTGGAGGGCGGCGACGAAGCTTTCGTGATCGGCGGCGCGCAGCTCTACGCGCTGGCGCTGCCGCGGGTCGATCGCCTGCTGCTGACCGAAATCGCCGACGCTTTCGACGGCGACACGCGTTTCCCCGACTACGACCGTAGCGCCTGGCAGGAAACGGCACGCGAAGAGGCGGTCAGCGCCGGCGGCCTGCGCTACGCCTTCGTCGACTACACGCGACGCGCGGCGCAGCCTCGCTAG